A single region of the Halorussus gelatinilyticus genome encodes:
- a CDS encoding outer membrane protein assembly factor BamB family protein, with protein MARLTRTEPMTGPSDSHDSTRRRFLAAGGLLAGTAGLAGCISGTGSKPTATETTDDEPADGQTADGETTEAVAAESPGAAAWPQFGHDASNAGYARSASGPGADAALAWRFDAKTPTMNASPVVADGTVYAPGSGDPGYVHAIDAETGESVWRFEPAGYASCAPAVADGRVYFGTWSKKFYALDAATGEQVWASDVGHRFGSSSPAVSDGTVYVGTVGDGPMVVSGEEDEEKFESCAVLALDAESGDERWRYDDFGEKENVGSSIAVADGRVYFGGESAVYALDADSGSVAWSREVATHPQSSPAVVDGTVYYGGPSDAEDGPPARLYALDAKSGETVWTAGIDDTSLRTSPAVADGTVYVAASSTRACLLSGGGVATTETDDGGNGTDAARTEDGDSDCSGTNRGRLYALDAASGERRWTAEFRTDTRSSPAVADGTVYAGNGDGLSAVTTDGENLWRIGFEGKRDDGPYLDSSPAVAGGRVFVGASDGRLRAIGTK; from the coding sequence ATGGCTCGACTGACACGAACGGAACCGATGACCGGTCCCTCCGACTCGCACGATTCGACGCGGCGCAGGTTCCTCGCGGCCGGCGGTCTCCTCGCCGGGACCGCCGGACTCGCGGGATGCATCTCGGGCACGGGGTCGAAACCGACCGCGACCGAGACGACCGACGACGAACCGGCCGACGGACAGACGGCCGACGGGGAAACGACCGAAGCGGTCGCGGCGGAGTCGCCCGGCGCGGCCGCGTGGCCGCAGTTCGGCCACGACGCGAGCAACGCCGGGTACGCCCGGTCGGCCAGCGGTCCCGGTGCGGACGCCGCGCTGGCGTGGCGCTTCGACGCAAAGACGCCGACGATGAACGCCTCGCCCGTGGTCGCGGACGGCACGGTCTACGCGCCGGGGAGCGGAGACCCCGGCTACGTCCACGCCATCGACGCCGAGACCGGCGAGTCGGTCTGGCGCTTCGAACCGGCCGGCTACGCGAGTTGCGCCCCCGCGGTCGCCGACGGGCGAGTCTACTTCGGGACGTGGAGCAAGAAGTTCTACGCGCTGGACGCCGCGACCGGCGAGCAGGTCTGGGCGAGCGACGTGGGCCACCGGTTCGGGTCGTCCTCGCCCGCCGTCTCGGACGGCACCGTCTACGTCGGGACCGTCGGCGACGGCCCGATGGTGGTCAGCGGCGAGGAGGACGAAGAGAAGTTCGAGTCCTGCGCGGTCCTCGCGCTCGACGCCGAATCCGGCGACGAGCGGTGGCGCTACGACGACTTCGGCGAGAAGGAGAACGTCGGTTCGTCCATCGCGGTCGCGGACGGCCGGGTCTACTTCGGCGGCGAGTCGGCGGTGTACGCGCTCGACGCCGACTCGGGGTCGGTCGCGTGGTCGCGCGAGGTCGCGACCCACCCCCAGTCGTCGCCGGCCGTGGTGGACGGCACGGTGTACTACGGCGGGCCGTCCGACGCCGAGGACGGTCCCCCGGCGCGACTGTACGCGCTCGACGCGAAGTCGGGCGAGACGGTCTGGACCGCCGGTATCGACGACACTAGCCTCCGGACCTCGCCCGCCGTCGCCGACGGGACGGTGTACGTCGCGGCGTCCTCGACGCGCGCCTGTCTGCTCTCCGGCGGCGGGGTGGCGACCACCGAGACCGACGACGGCGGGAACGGCACCGACGCCGCGCGGACCGAGGACGGCGACTCGGACTGCTCGGGGACGAACCGCGGGCGACTCTACGCGCTCGACGCGGCCAGCGGCGAGCGCCGGTGGACCGCCGAGTTCCGAACCGACACGCGCTCGTCGCCCGCCGTCGCCGACGGCACGGTCTACGCCGGCAACGGCGACGGTCTCTCGGCGGTGACGACCGACGGCGAGAACCTGTGGCGAATCGGCTTCGAGGGGAAGCGCGACGACGGCCCGTACCTCGATTCGTCACCTGCGGTCGCCGGCGGCCGGGTCTTCGTCGGCGCGTCGGACGGTCGCCTGCGCGCCATCGGAACGAAATAG
- a CDS encoding PAS domain S-box protein yields MNEPAEASGSAFWGDADDEEALRRYRTLFDGIEQGLYRLDAGGRFVGVNDALLTTTGYDREELLGEHVGLLFDARDLVAVERETERRLFGEGGESVPVALRTADGDAIPASVSVSVHVEDDEFRGTTGVVRTEPPERDSADGPAAVTILDASPVGVVVRDADGAVTRVNDRAEELLDVSVGERPADGEDERTGETEAERPADESDLDSSVSQRFYDEEGQRLPPDERPFARAAATGSSVADRLLRVEGPDGERRWLSVEAAPVASDGGDERVVTTYEDVTDLKERERELENELDEIFGRVTDAFYALDDEWRFTHANDRAEELIDYWGEGLVGRKFWDVFEWATDSKLGEEYREAMRTQEPASFELYYPDPLEAWYEIRAYPSESGLSVYFRDVTERKRRERELEESERRYRSLAEYFPNGIVTLFGPDCEYTLAAGQAFDYIPVEPEDVENEHFREVWDEATADALEPAFEAALDGEKRSVEVSYAGREWVVHTVPITDEGGDVFAGMTMAQDVTEQTERERYLRETKSQLEAATEAGAVGTWEWRIPEDEMVVGTSFARTFGVKPEEAIEGVSLDRFIEAIHEDDRERVERQIAEAVESGEEYEAEYRVWDDDDELRWVVARGHVECDDEGNPVTFPGALTDVTERKEREQRLERQNERLESFASMLAHELRNPVTIGQIYGRQLPDDEAPEAVEYVTEAFDRIEEMIDVMLVLTRGREAVGECKDVVLADVAREAWTEVESPETTLTVEVTAVIEADETYLRHLFRNLFENAVQHGDATEVRVGETETGFYVADDGSGIPEDERAAVFEAGFTTAAGEGGTGLGLAFVRELAEVYGWRCRATESESGGARFEFEYADGGRE; encoded by the coding sequence ATGAACGAACCGGCGGAGGCTTCAGGGTCGGCGTTCTGGGGTGACGCCGACGACGAGGAAGCCCTCCGGCGTTATCGGACCCTGTTCGACGGTATCGAGCAGGGGCTGTACCGACTCGATGCCGGCGGCCGATTCGTCGGCGTCAACGACGCGCTTCTGACGACGACGGGTTACGACCGCGAGGAACTGCTCGGCGAACACGTCGGACTCCTCTTCGACGCCCGCGACCTCGTGGCCGTCGAACGCGAGACCGAGCGCCGACTCTTCGGCGAGGGCGGAGAGTCGGTCCCGGTGGCGCTCCGGACGGCCGACGGCGACGCGATTCCGGCCAGCGTGTCGGTCTCCGTCCACGTCGAGGACGACGAGTTCCGCGGCACGACCGGCGTCGTCCGAACGGAGCCGCCCGAGCGCGACTCGGCGGACGGCCCGGCGGCCGTGACAATCCTCGACGCGAGTCCCGTCGGCGTCGTCGTCCGCGACGCCGACGGCGCGGTCACGCGGGTCAACGACAGAGCCGAGGAACTGCTCGACGTGTCGGTGGGCGAGCGCCCGGCGGACGGCGAGGACGAGCGAACGGGGGAGACGGAAGCCGAGCGTCCGGCGGACGAATCCGACCTGGATTCGTCCGTCTCGCAGCGATTCTACGACGAGGAGGGCCAGCGACTGCCCCCGGACGAACGACCGTTCGCTCGCGCGGCGGCGACCGGTTCGTCGGTCGCCGACCGCCTGCTGCGGGTCGAAGGGCCGGACGGCGAGCGGCGGTGGCTGTCCGTCGAGGCCGCGCCGGTCGCGTCGGACGGCGGCGACGAACGGGTCGTCACGACTTACGAGGACGTGACCGACCTCAAGGAGCGCGAGCGCGAACTCGAAAACGAACTCGACGAGATATTCGGGCGCGTGACCGACGCCTTCTACGCGCTCGACGACGAGTGGCGGTTCACCCACGCCAACGACCGCGCCGAGGAACTCATCGACTACTGGGGCGAGGGGCTGGTCGGCCGGAAGTTCTGGGACGTCTTCGAGTGGGCGACCGACTCGAAACTCGGCGAGGAGTACCGCGAGGCGATGCGAACGCAGGAACCGGCCTCCTTCGAACTCTACTACCCCGACCCGCTGGAAGCGTGGTACGAGATTCGGGCCTACCCCTCCGAGTCGGGCCTGTCGGTGTACTTCCGGGACGTGACCGAGCGAAAGCGCCGCGAGCGCGAGTTAGAGGAGTCAGAACGTCGGTATCGCTCTCTCGCGGAGTACTTCCCGAACGGCATCGTGACGCTGTTCGGTCCCGACTGCGAGTACACGCTGGCGGCGGGCCAAGCGTTCGACTACATCCCGGTCGAACCCGAGGATGTCGAAAACGAACACTTCCGCGAGGTGTGGGACGAGGCGACCGCCGACGCGCTCGAACCCGCGTTCGAGGCCGCGCTCGACGGCGAGAAGCGGTCGGTCGAGGTGTCCTATGCCGGACGCGAGTGGGTCGTCCACACGGTGCCCATCACCGACGAGGGCGGCGACGTGTTCGCCGGGATGACGATGGCTCAAGACGTGACCGAGCAGACGGAGCGCGAGCGCTACCTGCGGGAGACCAAGTCGCAACTGGAGGCCGCGACGGAGGCGGGCGCGGTCGGCACGTGGGAGTGGCGGATTCCCGAGGACGAGATGGTGGTGGGTACGTCGTTCGCCAGAACCTTCGGCGTGAAGCCCGAGGAGGCCATCGAGGGCGTCTCGCTCGACCGATTCATCGAGGCCATCCACGAGGACGACCGCGAGCGCGTCGAGCGCCAGATAGCCGAGGCGGTCGAGAGCGGCGAGGAGTACGAGGCCGAGTATCGCGTCTGGGACGACGACGACGAACTCCGCTGGGTGGTCGCCCGCGGCCACGTCGAGTGCGACGACGAGGGCAACCCCGTCACCTTCCCCGGCGCGCTGACCGACGTGACCGAGCGCAAGGAGCGCGAACAGCGCCTCGAACGCCAGAACGAGCGGCTCGAATCGTTCGCCAGCATGCTCGCCCACGAACTCCGCAACCCCGTCACCATCGGCCAGATATACGGCCGACAACTCCCGGACGACGAAGCGCCGGAGGCGGTCGAGTACGTCACCGAGGCGTTCGACCGCATCGAGGAGATGATAGACGTGATGCTCGTGCTGACCCGCGGCCGGGAAGCGGTCGGCGAGTGTAAGGACGTCGTGCTGGCCGATGTGGCCCGCGAGGCGTGGACCGAGGTCGAGTCCCCGGAGACGACGCTCACCGTCGAAGTTACGGCGGTAATCGAGGCCGACGAGACGTATCTCCGCCACCTGTTCCGGAACCTGTTCGAGAACGCGGTCCAGCACGGCGACGCGACCGAGGTCCGGGTCGGCGAGACGGAGACGGGTTTCTACGTCGCCGACGACGGAAGCGGGATTCCCGAGGACGAGCGCGCGGCCGTCTTCGAGGCCGGATTCACCACGGCAGCGGGCGAGGGCGGCACCGGTCTCGGACTCGCCTTCGTCCGGGAACTCGCCGAGGTCTACGGGTGGCGGTGTCGCGCGACCGAGAGCGAGTCGGGCGGCGCGCGCTTCGAGTTCGAGTACGCGGACGGCGGGCGGGAGTAG
- a CDS encoding succinylglutamate desuccinylase/aspartoacylase family protein, whose translation MDHTAERVTLARLPSGVEIETTVHTYDGDDEGPTVYVQAAQHGREINGTETLRRVHDRLVGSASADADGLDLAGRLVAVPVADPLTFDRVSYTTPEQLDSVNPNMNRVWPGDAEGTVHERMAATLWEYVADADAVVDLHTGSADMLTHVVFMEGHEESRALAEAFGTDLLLSEEAGKDADDEWAKRDFDGKLRVAATHEGIPTITPELAHNKQLVEDAVDAGVEGTLAVLRHLDLLPGDPDADGERRLARNHLGRVTADDAGLFRLDPDREVGQRVEPGERVGTVYDPTTYEVLQEAETDREGILYSLTREATVSGGETLLSVALPRDE comes from the coding sequence ATGGACCACACTGCAGAGCGCGTCACGCTCGCACGCCTCCCCTCCGGCGTCGAAATCGAGACCACGGTTCACACCTACGACGGCGACGACGAGGGACCGACCGTCTACGTGCAGGCCGCCCAGCACGGCCGGGAGATAAACGGGACCGAGACCCTGCGCCGGGTCCACGACCGACTCGTCGGGTCGGCGTCGGCGGACGCCGACGGTCTCGACCTCGCGGGCCGACTCGTCGCGGTGCCGGTCGCCGACCCGCTCACGTTCGACCGGGTGTCGTACACCACGCCCGAGCAGTTGGACAGCGTGAACCCGAACATGAACCGGGTCTGGCCCGGCGACGCCGAGGGCACCGTCCACGAGCGCATGGCCGCGACGCTCTGGGAGTACGTCGCGGACGCCGACGCCGTGGTGGACCTCCACACCGGGAGCGCCGACATGCTCACCCACGTCGTGTTCATGGAGGGCCACGAGGAGTCCCGTGCCCTCGCCGAGGCGTTCGGCACCGACCTCCTGCTCTCGGAGGAGGCAGGCAAGGACGCCGACGACGAGTGGGCGAAGCGGGACTTCGACGGGAAACTCCGCGTCGCGGCGACGCACGAGGGCATCCCGACCATCACGCCCGAACTCGCGCACAACAAGCAACTCGTGGAGGACGCCGTGGACGCGGGCGTGGAGGGCACGCTGGCGGTCCTCCGGCACCTCGATCTGCTCCCCGGCGACCCCGACGCCGACGGCGAGCGCCGACTCGCGCGCAACCACCTCGGCCGCGTCACGGCCGACGACGCGGGCCTGTTCCGACTGGACCCCGACCGGGAAGTCGGCCAGCGCGTCGAACCGGGCGAACGCGTCGGGACGGTCTACGACCCGACGACCTACGAGGTGCTTCAGGAGGCCGAGACCGACCGGGAGGGGATTCTGTACTCGCTGACGCGGGAAGCGACCGTCTCGGGCGGAGAGACGCTTCTGAGTGTCGCGCTACCGAGAGACGAGTGA